A genomic region of Peptoniphilus sp. ING2-D1G contains the following coding sequences:
- a CDS encoding ABC transporter, permease/ATP-binding protein (High confidence in function and specificity), translated as MQNKPNRSKITSPENLEALKRILKLFFSRSKSKFLLIIILVIWSGFIGILPSIFLKILIDEHITPMLAQEVPNFTPLIKLLFNFMFIYLSGVLATLIYSRMMVDISESILKDLRNKLFKHMETLPISYFDSRSHGDIMSIYTNDITTLQQLMTNTFPNLFSSIVTITAVVIAMIVSSPVLFVVVIISMAALLAALNNIGGKSSEYYLKLQQSLGKQNGFVEETIDGQRVIKVFSHEEEIIDDFVKINDELAKNTTLANRYALILMPIVFNIGNLQYAFLAIVGGLLAVNGLFGITIGTIASFLQLSKNFGGPIRNISQQMNQVASALGGSRRIFKMLEEEPEADEGYIELAYLCDDEKGNPIECSDRGGYPAWKNPKTGQYKKLKGDIRFNSVYFSYDGKEEILHDISLYAKPGQKIALVGETGAGKTTITNLINRFYEIDSGTITYDGINIKDIKKYDLRNSLGIVLQDTNLFSGTINYNLAYGKGEIDEEQIVEAAKKCQAHDFIMLLPEGYNTHIDPANLDISQGQAQLLSIARAEIYDPAVLILDEATSSIDSRTEKLVQNSMDEVMKGRTTFVIAHRLSTVKNANAIIVLSKGQIIERGDHDDLLRQRGVYYNLYTGGFEESD; from the coding sequence ATGCAAAACAAACCCAATAGATCAAAAATAACATCTCCTGAGAATTTGGAAGCTCTCAAGAGAATATTAAAACTGTTTTTCAGCAGATCGAAATCCAAGTTTTTGTTAATAATAATTCTGGTGATATGGTCAGGTTTTATCGGCATACTTCCTTCCATATTCTTAAAAATATTGATCGACGAACACATAACTCCGATGCTTGCTCAAGAAGTTCCCAATTTTACACCTCTTATTAAACTTTTGTTTAATTTCATGTTTATATATTTAAGCGGGGTGTTGGCAACTCTCATCTACTCCAGGATGATGGTTGATATTTCCGAGAGCATATTGAAGGATTTGAGAAATAAGCTTTTTAAACACATGGAAACTCTGCCCATATCTTATTTTGACAGCAGATCGCACGGCGATATAATGAGCATCTATACAAATGACATCACCACCTTGCAACAATTGATGACAAATACCTTTCCCAATCTTTTTTCCTCAATTGTCACGATAACAGCCGTCGTAATCGCAATGATTGTATCTTCTCCGGTGCTTTTTGTGGTGGTTATCATTTCCATGGCCGCTCTTTTAGCAGCTTTAAATAATATAGGAGGTAAATCTTCGGAATATTATTTGAAACTTCAACAATCCTTGGGAAAACAAAACGGATTCGTTGAAGAAACTATCGACGGACAAAGAGTTATAAAGGTGTTTTCCCATGAAGAAGAAATAATAGATGATTTTGTAAAAATAAACGATGAACTTGCAAAAAACACCACTCTTGCAAACAGATACGCATTAATTCTAATGCCCATAGTATTTAATATAGGCAACTTACAATATGCATTTTTGGCAATAGTGGGCGGACTTCTTGCAGTTAACGGTCTCTTTGGCATAACCATAGGTACTATCGCCTCCTTCTTGCAATTATCCAAAAACTTCGGAGGTCCCATAAGGAATATTTCTCAACAGATGAACCAAGTCGCAAGCGCTCTTGGGGGTTCAAGGAGAATATTTAAAATGCTCGAAGAGGAACCGGAAGCCGATGAAGGCTATATTGAACTTGCATATCTCTGCGATGATGAAAAAGGCAATCCCATTGAGTGTTCAGATAGAGGCGGATATCCCGCATGGAAAAATCCTAAGACAGGTCAGTATAAAAAATTAAAGGGCGATATAAGATTTAATTCCGTTTATTTTTCCTATGACGGAAAGGAAGAAATACTCCACGATATATCCCTCTATGCAAAACCCGGTCAAAAAATCGCTCTTGTTGGCGAGACGGGAGCAGGAAAAACAACCATAACAAATCTCATAAACAGATTTTATGAAATAGACTCGGGTACAATCACCTATGACGGCATAAATATAAAGGACATCAAAAAATACGACCTGAGAAACTCTTTAGGTATAGTACTTCAGGATACAAATCTGTTTTCAGGAACTATAAATTATAATTTAGCCTATGGCAAAGGCGAAATCGATGAAGAGCAAATCGTAGAAGCTGCGAAAAAATGTCAGGCACATGACTTCATAATGCTTTTGCCCGAGGGATACAATACACACATCGATCCTGCAAATCTGGATATTTCACAAGGGCAGGCACAGCTTTTATCCATAGCAAGAGCTGAAATTTACGATCCTGCAGTGCTGATTTTAGATGAGGCCACTTCATCCATCGACTCTCGTACGGAAAAACTCGTGCAAAATTCCATGGACGAAGTCATGAAGGGCAGAACTACCTTTGTAATCGCTCACAGACTTTCCACCGTTAAAAATGCCAATGCAATAATAGTTCTCTCCAAGGGACAAATTATTGAAAGAGGCGATCACGATGACCTCCTCAGACAAAGGGGAGTGTACTACAACCTGTACACCGGAGGTTTTGAAGAGTCCGATTAA
- a CDS encoding putative membrane protein (High confidence in function and specificity) — MNKSLVNNLKKILIYIIFYILISALIIYFNLNRRYLIFNAGLSLIAYISSGFATVKKHFLLTFIATFITVIFFPNTLYMFTDYIHIKTSEYYTMSSGAAVYNMDYIYWIKLVVDVGMITLSMVLSYETFINILKTIKCYGYKIASFFILIFMSAISGFAIYVGRFLRLNSWDIFILPSMLRSIIAGFNTNDYYLIGTFALFQFFIILLFSNLKSD, encoded by the coding sequence ATGAACAAATCTTTAGTTAACAATTTAAAAAAAATATTGATATACATAATATTCTATATTTTAATAAGCGCTCTGATAATTTACTTTAACTTAAATAGAAGGTACTTGATTTTCAATGCGGGTCTAAGCTTAATAGCCTATATATCCAGCGGATTTGCCACTGTAAAGAAACACTTTTTACTGACCTTTATAGCTACTTTTATAACTGTGATATTTTTTCCCAACACTCTTTATATGTTCACCGACTACATTCACATAAAAACGTCGGAGTACTATACCATGTCTTCGGGAGCCGCAGTCTATAACATGGACTACATATATTGGATAAAGCTGGTAGTTGATGTAGGCATGATCACATTGTCCATGGTGCTGAGTTATGAGACTTTTATAAACATACTAAAGACTATAAAGTGTTACGGATATAAAATTGCAAGTTTTTTCATCTTGATCTTCATGTCTGCCATAAGTGGCTTTGCGATTTATGTGGGTCGTTTTTTAAGGCTGAATTCTTGGGATATCTTTATATTGCCCTCGATGTTGAGAAGTATAATCGCAGGGTTTAATACCAATGATTATTATTTAATCGGCACCTTTGCGCTATTTCAATTTTTTATAATTTTACTTTTTTCAAATTTAAAAAGCGATTAG
- a CDS encoding Hypothetical protein (Family membership), which produces MEDRGMYGIVDIGSNTIRFNIYSENKGKYRVVSSKKTFAGLSSYVEDNKMTETGIKKVIKILNKLKKTIDDLSIEKYYIFATAAIRNVDNSKYVLGRIRKETELDLTLLSGKMEGFCDFLGVKTDIDVKEGYILDIGGGSTEIILVKEGEYIDSISLPEGSLSLFKKNVSGITPTFKEYYSMKSQIFDLLNRYPIPIVATRNMYGVGGTIRAAGNISQELYLKDSNKNITLNEVEDLVLRFIKQDRKALEVILQVTPERIHTQVPGMVILIEVMKMFNIGEVEISKNGVREGYLYLKQKEIIYDGL; this is translated from the coding sequence ATGGAAGACAGAGGAATGTACGGAATAGTGGACATAGGCTCAAATACCATCAGATTTAATATTTATAGTGAAAATAAGGGAAAATACAGAGTTGTCTCCAGCAAGAAGACCTTTGCAGGCTTAAGCTCCTATGTGGAAGACAATAAAATGACGGAAACAGGAATAAAAAAAGTCATAAAAATTTTAAACAAATTGAAAAAAACAATCGACGATCTTTCCATTGAAAAATATTATATCTTTGCCACAGCTGCCATAAGGAACGTAGATAATTCAAAATATGTATTGGGTAGAATCAGAAAGGAAACGGAACTGGACTTGACTTTGCTCAGCGGAAAAATGGAAGGGTTCTGTGATTTTCTCGGAGTAAAAACCGATATCGATGTCAAAGAGGGATATATTTTGGATATCGGAGGAGGCTCCACTGAAATAATTCTCGTAAAAGAAGGAGAATATATAGATTCAATAAGTTTACCCGAAGGATCCCTGTCGCTATTTAAAAAGAATGTAAGCGGAATTACACCGACCTTTAAGGAATATTACAGCATGAAATCTCAGATTTTCGATCTACTTAACCGGTATCCCATACCCATAGTTGCTACAAGGAATATGTACGGAGTAGGCGGAACGATACGCGCAGCAGGAAATATCTCTCAGGAGTTGTATTTGAAGGATAGTAATAAAAACATAACTTTAAATGAAGTTGAAGATTTGGTGCTGAGGTTTATAAAGCAAGACAGAAAAGCCCTCGAAGTAATACTTCAAGTTACTCCCGAACGTATTCATACGCAAGTACCCGGTATGGTAATACTGATAGAGGTCATGAAGATGTTTAATATAGGAGAAGTTGAAATATCCAAAAACGGAGTTAGAGAAGGTTATCTTTATTTGAAACAGAAGGAGATAATATATGATGGACTATAG
- a CDS encoding polyphosphate kinase (Catalyzes the reversible transfer of the terminal phosphate of ATP to form a long-chain polyphosphate (polyP); High confidence in function and specificity) has translation MMDYSYTQNRELSWLNFNKRVMEEALDESVPLFEKLKFLQIFCSNLDEFCMVRVGSLTDLSLLNDQQIDNKSGLSASEQLELIFSTMDGLYEKKDKVFEIVEEEFRKSGIYNLGIDELTKTQRKAVYKYFKDYILPILSPMTIDLQRPFPFLENGSEYLILELKENGQIHNGIMALPNILPKIIKLTSSTGYPFIRTSKVIYEFASECYPKAEVLAKTIIRVTRNADLSADDEIAYDEVDYRAHMKKILKKRKRLQTVRVEVNEKAKESFEKLLCSELNIGTNQIFQSDVPLSMDYVSELKDYLSEDFIAQNSYNHYLPKLGKKFGFTGDLIDRVKTKDYLLSYPYDSMDSFLKLIEQASYDDRVVSIKITIYRLAKNSRLVNYLCRAAENGKEVLVIMELRARFDEQSNLDYSKQLYDAGCNIIYGMAGYKVHSKICLITIKDEVGWSYITQIGTGNYNESTATGYSDFSLMTANYDIGKDAVHFFKNISTGNLDGKYKYLLQSPTTLKPELLKMMDEEIAKGPEGFIFFKMNSLTDRDFIDKFQEASDAGVKVQLIVRGICCLLPGIEGKTENIEAKSIVGRFLEHARVYILGKEHPKIYIGSADLMTRNTEHRVELLCSVLDDKIKDRIIEFMNIQFSDNLKGRRFGSDGNLHKIEDGQKKVNAQIYFMEQEYEIEEKSKKQSFLNRLSEAIKKLLGK, from the coding sequence ATGATGGACTATAGTTACACCCAAAACAGAGAATTATCTTGGTTAAACTTTAATAAAAGGGTAATGGAAGAAGCACTTGATGAATCTGTACCTCTTTTTGAAAAACTGAAATTTTTACAAATATTTTGTTCCAATTTAGACGAATTTTGCATGGTCAGAGTAGGAAGTCTGACGGACCTTTCCCTTTTAAACGATCAGCAAATAGACAACAAGAGCGGTCTTAGCGCATCTGAGCAGCTTGAGTTGATATTTTCCACAATGGACGGTCTATATGAAAAAAAGGATAAGGTTTTTGAAATTGTCGAAGAGGAATTCAGAAAGTCGGGAATATACAACCTGGGCATAGATGAATTGACAAAGACGCAAAGAAAAGCCGTGTATAAATATTTCAAAGACTACATACTTCCCATATTATCTCCAATGACCATAGATCTTCAAAGACCCTTTCCCTTTCTCGAAAACGGTTCGGAATACCTCATACTTGAACTTAAAGAAAATGGACAAATTCACAATGGAATAATGGCGTTGCCGAATATTCTTCCCAAAATAATAAAACTCACATCTTCCACAGGATATCCCTTTATAAGAACCTCAAAGGTAATATATGAATTTGCCAGTGAATGTTATCCCAAGGCGGAAGTGCTTGCAAAGACCATCATAAGAGTGACGAGAAATGCCGATTTATCTGCAGATGACGAAATCGCCTATGATGAAGTTGACTACAGAGCCCACATGAAAAAAATTCTAAAGAAAAGAAAAAGACTTCAAACAGTGCGAGTGGAAGTAAATGAAAAAGCGAAGGAATCCTTTGAAAAATTGCTTTGTAGTGAACTGAATATAGGAACAAATCAAATATTTCAAAGTGACGTTCCCCTTTCGATGGACTATGTATCTGAACTTAAAGATTATCTGAGTGAAGATTTCATAGCTCAAAATTCCTATAACCATTACTTGCCTAAATTAGGAAAGAAATTCGGATTTACAGGAGATTTAATAGATAGAGTAAAGACTAAAGACTATCTCCTAAGTTACCCCTATGACAGCATGGATTCCTTTTTAAAACTCATAGAACAAGCTTCCTATGACGACAGAGTGGTTAGTATAAAAATAACTATCTACAGACTTGCAAAAAATTCAAGATTGGTAAACTATCTATGCAGAGCAGCGGAAAATGGAAAAGAAGTCTTAGTTATAATGGAACTCAGAGCCAGATTTGACGAACAAAGCAACCTTGACTATTCAAAACAACTTTATGATGCAGGATGCAATATAATTTACGGAATGGCAGGATACAAAGTCCACTCTAAAATATGTTTGATAACCATCAAAGATGAAGTCGGCTGGAGTTATATCACGCAAATAGGCACGGGAAATTACAATGAATCCACAGCCACAGGATACTCTGACTTCTCCCTTATGACAGCAAATTATGACATAGGAAAGGACGCTGTACATTTCTTTAAAAATATTTCCACGGGCAATCTTGACGGAAAATACAAATATCTTTTGCAGTCTCCAACGACATTAAAACCTGAACTCTTAAAAATGATGGATGAAGAAATCGCAAAGGGACCTGAAGGATTTATTTTCTTTAAAATGAATTCCTTGACGGACAGAGATTTCATAGATAAATTCCAAGAAGCCTCTGATGCCGGTGTAAAAGTTCAGTTGATAGTAAGAGGAATATGCTGTTTGCTTCCGGGAATTGAAGGGAAAACAGAAAATATAGAAGCTAAATCCATAGTTGGAAGATTTTTAGAACACGCAAGGGTCTATATATTGGGAAAAGAACATCCTAAGATATATATCGGATCCGCAGACCTCATGACAAGAAACACGGAACACCGAGTTGAGCTTCTTTGCTCAGTTCTTGATGATAAAATAAAAGACAGAATAATTGAGTTTATGAATATTCAATTTTCAGATAACTTAAAAGGCAGAAGATTCGGAAGTGACGGAAATCTGCACAAGATAGAAGACGGACAAAAGAAAGTCAACGCACAAATCTACTTCATGGAACAGGAATATGAAATAGAAGAAAAATCTAAAAAGCAAAGTTTTTTAAATAGACTTTCAGAGGCAATTAAAAAACTTTTGGGCAAGTAA
- a CDS encoding PAP2 (type 2 phosphatidic acid phosphatase) family protein (This family includes the enzyme type 2 phosphatidic acid phosphatase (PAP2), Glucose-6-phosphatase, Phosphatidylglycerophosphatase Band bacterial acid phosphatase The family also includes a variety of haloperoxidases [1,2] that function by oxidising halides in the presence of hydrogen peroxide to form the corresponding hypohalous acids; High confidence in function and specificity), with the protein MEKLILDLIAKSQNTIFDNMSIAFNILGTGGIFFVIIGIVMILNKKTRLMGIHVLISLGLCLILGNLLLKPTIGRVRPYVKFNRAIIVEPLKDFSFPSGHTYSAFSTAFSINYYDEELGKFMMFVGAVMGFTRMYLYVHYPTDILGGVVLGYICAKIADLILKQINVKKSEM; encoded by the coding sequence TTGGAAAAACTTATTTTAGATTTAATTGCAAAGTCACAAAACACGATTTTTGACAACATGTCCATAGCCTTTAACATTTTGGGAACCGGAGGAATATTTTTTGTAATAATAGGCATTGTGATGATTTTAAACAAAAAAACCCGACTCATGGGAATTCATGTGTTAATTTCCTTGGGGTTGTGCCTTATATTGGGTAATCTATTATTGAAGCCCACCATAGGGCGAGTCAGACCCTATGTAAAATTTAACAGAGCTATAATAGTTGAACCTTTGAAGGATTTTTCCTTTCCGTCGGGACATACCTATTCCGCCTTTTCAACGGCCTTCAGTATAAACTACTACGATGAGGAATTGGGTAAATTTATGATGTTTGTAGGGGCTGTTATGGGCTTTACCAGAATGTATTTATACGTACATTACCCCACAGATATTCTTGGAGGAGTGGTACTGGGATATATTTGCGCAAAGATAGCGGATTTAATCTTAAAACAAATAAATGTTAAAAAAAGTGAAATGTAA
- a CDS encoding ABC transporter, permease/ATP-binding protein (High confidence in function and specificity), which yields MLSKLLSYVKEYKKYAFLSPVFVVIEVIMDIFIPYLMSLIIDRGIKLQSEAEILKVGSLLVGAVIVALITGILSGYFATKASAGFAKNLRFAIYKRIQEFTFKDIEKFSTGSLMTRMTTDVQNIQIAFQMSTRLAIRSPLMMTFSLFMALRINKPLALNFLIIFPIIGLGIYFIFSNASPLFKIIFRTIDKLNSLVSENLSGIRVVKSFNKMDHESEKFNNVSEDIYKYNVKASKLMALSNPLMQFCLYVISILIAWFGTHYILDSTLMTGELLSMLTYSFQIQISLMMLSFVLINLIIAKSSAERVLEVLNQEPSMDLNLDGVKTVKNGDIQFTDVLFSYANDEDKCILKGINLSIKEGDRVGIIGPTGSGKTSLVNLIPRLYDTYSGVVKVGNLNVKDYNIKSLRDAVSVVLQKNQLFTGTVLENLKWGNKNATLEEVMQVAKIAQAHDFIMESEEGYDRKVERGGTNFSGGQRQRLCIARALLKDPKILILDDSMSALDTQTENNITTELSKSRPDMTTIIISQRIKSIKNTDYILVMDKGKIVDKGTHEELLLSSEMYREISETQSEKGDFDAKQTQ from the coding sequence ATGCTATCAAAATTATTATCCTATGTAAAGGAATACAAAAAATACGCTTTTCTTTCGCCTGTTTTTGTAGTTATTGAAGTCATAATGGACATTTTTATTCCCTATCTCATGAGCCTAATCATAGATAGGGGTATAAAATTGCAATCGGAAGCGGAAATTCTAAAGGTGGGCTCATTGCTCGTAGGTGCAGTTATTGTCGCTCTGATAACAGGAATCTTGTCCGGATACTTCGCCACAAAAGCCTCTGCCGGATTTGCAAAGAATTTGCGATTTGCAATATATAAAAGAATTCAAGAATTTACTTTTAAAGACATCGAAAAATTTTCCACAGGAAGCCTTATGACAAGAATGACCACCGATGTGCAAAATATTCAAATAGCATTTCAAATGAGTACAAGACTCGCCATAAGATCTCCCTTGATGATGACTTTTTCTCTTTTTATGGCTCTTAGAATAAATAAACCTCTTGCTCTTAATTTCTTGATAATTTTTCCTATAATAGGTCTTGGTATTTATTTTATTTTTTCAAATGCAAGCCCTCTTTTTAAAATAATTTTCAGGACAATTGATAAATTGAACTCCCTCGTCTCTGAAAATCTCTCGGGAATAAGAGTAGTCAAGAGTTTTAATAAAATGGATCATGAGAGCGAAAAATTCAACAACGTCTCTGAAGATATTTATAAATACAATGTCAAAGCTTCAAAACTCATGGCTCTTTCAAATCCGCTCATGCAGTTTTGCCTGTATGTCATAAGTATATTGATCGCGTGGTTCGGAACGCATTATATATTGGACTCAACCCTTATGACAGGAGAGCTTTTAAGCATGCTCACTTACTCTTTTCAAATTCAAATATCCCTTATGATGCTTTCCTTTGTGCTTATTAATTTAATTATAGCAAAAAGCAGTGCAGAACGTGTACTTGAAGTTCTAAATCAAGAACCTTCAATGGATTTGAATTTAGATGGAGTAAAAACTGTTAAAAACGGAGATATTCAATTCACCGATGTGTTGTTTTCCTATGCAAACGATGAGGACAAGTGCATTCTCAAAGGAATAAACCTATCTATCAAAGAGGGCGACCGAGTGGGCATAATAGGTCCTACGGGATCGGGCAAGACCTCTCTTGTAAATTTAATTCCTCGCCTTTACGACACTTATTCGGGCGTTGTAAAAGTGGGAAATCTAAATGTAAAAGATTACAATATAAAATCTCTTAGAGATGCTGTTTCCGTGGTTCTTCAAAAAAATCAACTTTTTACAGGCACAGTTCTTGAAAATTTAAAATGGGGAAATAAAAACGCAACCTTGGAGGAAGTGATGCAAGTTGCAAAAATAGCGCAAGCTCACGACTTTATCATGGAATCTGAAGAGGGATATGACAGAAAGGTGGAAAGAGGAGGCACAAACTTCTCCGGAGGTCAAAGACAAAGGCTTTGCATTGCAAGAGCACTTTTAAAAGACCCCAAGATCCTGATTTTAGATGACTCCATGTCCGCCCTGGATACTCAAACGGAAAACAACATAACAACGGAGCTGAGCAAATCAAGGCCCGATATGACCACAATAATAATTTCTCAAAGGATTAAATCCATAAAAAATACAGATTATATATTGGTCATGGATAAGGGAAAAATCGTAGATAAAGGCACTCATGAAGAGCTGCTTCTCTCCAGTGAAATGTACAGAGAAATAAGCGAAACTCAAAGTGAAAAGGGTGATTTTGATGCAAAACAAACCCAATAG
- a CDS encoding transporter, CPA2 family (Na/H antiporters are key transporters in maintaining the pH of actively metabolising cells. The molecular mechanisms of antiport are unclear. These antiporters contain 10-12 transmembrane regions (M) at the amino-terminus and a large cytoplasmic region at the carboxyl terminus. The transmembrane regions M3-M12 share identity with other members of the family. The M6 and M7 regions are highly conserved. Thus, this is thought to be the region that is involved in the transport of sodium and hydrogen ions. The cytoplasmic region has little similarity throughout the family; High confidence in function and specificity) — MNLFYIAVLLFSGMIFGRIFSKIKFPEVTGFLIGGIIIGPSVLGLISPEGVKSLNVVSDVALSFIAFSIGSEMKFSVLKNLGNKIVLITLFEALGAFFVVLLGTLILSGMDVPFSLTLASIACATAPAATLMVIREYKAKGDLVNVLLPVVALDDAVCIIVFGIASSISVNLLEGGDLNFLTMFGLPIFEIILSIVIGIMGGIAFSFISKKIRSENELLSFTIATIFLLASISNIYGLSSLLTLMSTSVIIANLGNVSRRYSDLIDRLTPPIFMCFFVLSGADLNLSSLKTVGVIGIFYVVGRALGKYIGAYSSAKITGMSKDIQKYLGLTLIPQAGVAIGLSLIASQKIPDPHGSMIRTIILGATIIYELVGPLLAKIALKKAGCIEN; from the coding sequence ATGAATTTATTTTATATTGCTGTTTTACTATTTAGCGGAATGATTTTCGGGCGTATTTTTTCCAAGATTAAATTTCCTGAAGTCACAGGGTTTTTAATAGGAGGAATAATCATCGGCCCCTCGGTATTGGGACTGATAAGTCCCGAGGGAGTGAAATCTTTAAATGTCGTAAGTGACGTAGCGCTTAGTTTTATAGCTTTTTCCATAGGCTCTGAAATGAAATTTTCAGTCTTAAAAAACCTTGGAAATAAAATAGTACTTATAACACTATTTGAAGCTCTGGGCGCTTTTTTTGTTGTCCTTTTGGGGACTCTGATTTTATCGGGAATGGATGTGCCCTTCTCTTTGACCTTGGCGAGTATAGCCTGTGCAACGGCACCTGCCGCCACATTGATGGTAATAAGAGAATACAAAGCAAAAGGAGATCTGGTAAATGTTTTGTTGCCTGTTGTGGCTCTTGATGATGCAGTATGTATCATAGTTTTCGGAATTGCATCTTCCATTTCGGTCAATCTCCTTGAGGGTGGGGATTTGAATTTTCTTACGATGTTCGGATTGCCGATTTTTGAAATAATTTTATCAATAGTCATAGGGATTATGGGAGGAATTGCCTTTTCCTTCATATCAAAAAAAATAAGATCTGAAAATGAACTTTTATCCTTTACAATAGCTACTATTTTCTTATTGGCTTCAATATCAAATATATACGGACTCTCAAGTCTGTTGACATTGATGTCCACATCGGTGATAATAGCAAATCTTGGCAATGTATCAAGGAGATATTCGGATTTAATAGACAGATTGACACCGCCTATATTCATGTGCTTTTTTGTGCTTTCAGGGGCGGATTTAAATCTTTCAAGTCTTAAAACCGTAGGAGTCATAGGAATTTTCTATGTCGTAGGCAGAGCTCTGGGCAAGTACATAGGAGCCTACTCCTCTGCAAAAATCACGGGGATGTCCAAGGATATACAAAAATATCTCGGTCTTACTCTTATCCCTCAGGCGGGAGTCGCCATAGGACTGAGTTTGATAGCCAGTCAAAAAATCCCCGATCCTCACGGATCGATGATACGAACAATAATACTGGGAGCGACTATTATCTATGAATTAGTAGGGCCCTTATTGGCAAAAATAGCTCTTAAAAAAGCCGGTTGTATAGAAAATTAA